Proteins encoded in a region of the Acidobacteriota bacterium genome:
- a CDS encoding zinc-binding dehydrogenase has product MQAIVAETAGGPDVLHLRDIPVPEPGPGQVRIRVAYADLNPLDAHARAQRVSWNAPAFPFTPGYEYSGIVDAVGEGVERSMTGRRVASVGEWGGCAEYAIATAARVTPIPEGFDWKIGTAFQTGTYSAWHLVHTVGRVKPGDVVLLHAAAGSVAIMAAQIAKEAGVTVIGTCSAGKIEFARAFGYDHLIDYRGTDWVAAVMRLTGGRGADLIIDGVAGPHAPRNYDAAAPLGEVIYIGAIQGAPPPVDISRQLYLKTIAVRGFVVYVAMAATRGAEKAAIHDALRTGRWRVPIVRAVGLDEVRQLHEAYERRELYGKTLIAVGGDL; this is encoded by the coding sequence ATGCAAGCGATCGTCGCCGAGACAGCCGGCGGGCCGGACGTGCTCCACCTCAGGGACATTCCCGTTCCGGAGCCGGGGCCGGGGCAGGTCCGCATCCGCGTGGCCTACGCCGACCTCAACCCGCTCGACGCGCACGCGCGCGCGCAGCGCGTGTCATGGAACGCGCCGGCGTTCCCGTTCACTCCCGGGTACGAGTACAGCGGCATTGTCGACGCGGTCGGCGAGGGCGTGGAGCGGTCGATGACGGGGCGGCGAGTCGCGTCAGTCGGGGAGTGGGGCGGCTGCGCCGAGTACGCGATTGCGACCGCGGCGCGAGTGACGCCGATCCCGGAGGGCTTCGACTGGAAGATCGGGACCGCCTTCCAGACCGGGACGTACTCGGCGTGGCACCTGGTTCACACCGTCGGCCGCGTGAAGCCCGGCGATGTCGTCCTGCTGCACGCAGCCGCCGGATCGGTGGCGATCATGGCGGCGCAGATCGCCAAGGAGGCCGGCGTCACGGTCATCGGCACGTGCAGCGCCGGCAAGATCGAGTTCGCCAGGGCGTTCGGGTACGACCACCTGATCGACTACCGCGGCACCGACTGGGTCGCGGCGGTGATGCGGCTCACCGGCGGGCGGGGCGCCGACCTCATCATCGATGGCGTCGCGGGCCCACACGCGCCGCGAAACTACGACGCGGCGGCGCCGCTCGGCGAGGTGATCTACATCGGCGCGATCCAGGGGGCCCCGCCGCCGGTGGACATCAGCCGGCAGCTCTACCTGAAGACCATCGCCGTGCGCGGCTTCGTCGTGTACGTCGCGATGGCGGCGACGCGAGGCGCGGAAAAGGCGGCCATTCACGACGCGCTGCGAACGGGCCGCTGGCGGGTGCCGATCGTCAGGGCCGTGGGGCTCGACGAGGTGCGGCAGCTGCACGAAGCGTACGAACGCCGCGAGCTGTACGGCAAGACGCTGATCGCGGTCGGCGGCGATCTCTGA
- a CDS encoding amidohydrolase family protein, whose translation MIHRVLSLRVAAAALLAAALVVPVRGAGEARRVLIKAGRLVDARAGAVRTNQAVLVEGDRVREVGPADALAAKAEGAEVIDLSGMTVLPGLIDTHVHITADPDHVGLKILSISVPRQALYGAKNARITLEAGFTTVRNLASFGYSDVALRESIDAGELPGPRLLVSSQALGATGGHCDDTLLAPEFRHRYDAVADGPSAVIAKVREVAKYGADVIKYCGTGGMISKGDSPDAEQFSDEELSALVQEAHRLGRKVSAHAHGARGIRQAVLAGVDSIEHGSFIDDSLIALMKERGTWLAPTLYLNDWIAEHYGKSTAPNDPYVEKVRRVTSVAGENLGRAIKGGVKVVFGTGIGVYPHGLNAREFASLVQRGMTPMEAIQAATVRAADAIGWPDRVGTIEPGRYADLVAVSGDPLADVRVLEHVSVVIKGGQVIKDTRPRARQGSN comes from the coding sequence ATGATTCATCGCGTGTTGTCTCTGCGGGTGGCCGCCGCCGCGCTCCTGGCGGCCGCGCTCGTCGTTCCCGTCCGCGGCGCCGGAGAGGCGCGCCGCGTGCTGATCAAGGCCGGCCGTCTCGTCGACGCGCGCGCGGGTGCGGTCCGGACGAACCAGGCGGTCCTCGTCGAAGGGGATCGCGTGCGCGAGGTCGGTCCCGCCGACGCGCTGGCCGCAAAGGCCGAGGGGGCGGAAGTGATCGATCTTTCCGGGATGACGGTGCTGCCCGGCCTGATCGACACCCACGTCCACATCACCGCCGACCCCGACCACGTGGGATTGAAGATCCTCTCGATCTCGGTCCCGCGGCAGGCGCTGTACGGCGCCAAGAACGCGCGCATCACGCTCGAAGCGGGGTTCACGACGGTGAGAAACCTCGCCTCGTTCGGCTACTCCGACGTCGCATTGCGGGAGTCAATCGACGCCGGTGAGCTGCCCGGTCCCCGCCTGCTCGTCTCGTCGCAGGCCCTTGGCGCGACCGGCGGCCACTGCGACGACACGCTGCTCGCTCCCGAGTTCAGGCACCGCTACGATGCCGTCGCCGACGGCCCGTCTGCCGTGATCGCCAAGGTGCGCGAGGTCGCGAAGTACGGGGCAGATGTCATCAAGTACTGCGGTACCGGCGGCATGATCTCGAAAGGTGACTCGCCCGACGCCGAGCAGTTCAGCGACGAGGAACTGAGCGCGCTGGTCCAGGAGGCGCACCGGCTCGGGCGCAAGGTTTCCGCGCACGCACACGGCGCGCGAGGGATCCGCCAGGCGGTGCTCGCGGGGGTCGATTCGATCGAGCACGGGTCGTTCATCGACGACTCGCTGATCGCGCTGATGAAGGAGCGGGGGACCTGGCTCGCGCCGACGCTGTATCTCAATGACTGGATCGCCGAGCACTACGGCAAGAGCACGGCGCCGAACGATCCCTACGTGGAGAAGGTGCGGCGGGTCACGAGCGTCGCGGGCGAGAACCTGGGCCGCGCGATCAAGGGGGGCGTGAAGGTCGTCTTCGGCACCGGCATCGGGGTCTACCCGCACGGGCTGAACGCGAGGGAGTTCGCCTCCCTCGTCCAGCGCGGGATGACGCCGATGGAGGCGATCCAGGCGGCGACCGTTCGCGCCGCGGACGCGATCGGCTGGCCCGATCGCGTCGGGACGATCGAGCCGGGCCGGTACGCGGATCTCGTCGCCGTCAGCGGAGACCCGCTGGCCGACGTGCGCGTGCTCGAACACGTCAGCGTCGTGATCAAGGGCGGGCAGGTCATCAAGGACACACGACCGCGCGCGAGGCAAGGCTCGAACTGA
- a CDS encoding hydroxymethylglutaryl-CoA lyase, whose translation MNVPEAATIVEVGPRDGFQMERELIPTDLKVKTIDAVIAAGIRKLEATSFVSPKVIPQMADAAEVMRRIARHPGVVCVALVPNARGAENAIAAGADAVKLVICASETYNRRNVGLTVDQSVAMLQEMKSKAASVPVELVIAVSFGCPLEGPIDPEAVVRLAGRAVEIGIRHISIADSAGFAHPSAVSRMMRRLQWEFGGIEWSLHLHDTRGLGLCNVLAGLDEGVTMFDASIGGLGGCPVVAGATGNIATEDLVHLLDETGIRTGVDVEAIMNASREIQAFLGRPLPSHVLAAGTRAAAFARAAARRNDPTDATPA comes from the coding sequence ATGAACGTTCCTGAGGCGGCGACGATCGTCGAGGTCGGCCCGCGCGACGGTTTCCAGATGGAGCGCGAGCTCATCCCGACCGATCTGAAGGTGAAGACGATCGACGCGGTGATCGCGGCCGGCATCCGGAAGCTCGAGGCGACGTCGTTTGTCAGCCCGAAGGTCATCCCGCAGATGGCCGACGCCGCCGAGGTCATGCGGCGCATCGCGCGGCACCCGGGCGTCGTCTGCGTCGCGCTGGTGCCGAACGCACGCGGGGCTGAGAACGCGATTGCCGCGGGCGCCGACGCCGTGAAGCTGGTGATCTGCGCGAGCGAGACGTACAACCGCCGCAACGTCGGGCTGACCGTCGATCAGTCGGTCGCGATGCTGCAGGAGATGAAGTCGAAGGCCGCATCGGTTCCCGTCGAGCTCGTGATCGCCGTGTCGTTCGGATGCCCGCTGGAGGGACCGATCGATCCGGAGGCCGTCGTGCGGCTGGCCGGGCGCGCGGTCGAGATCGGCATCCGGCACATCTCGATTGCCGATTCGGCCGGCTTCGCGCACCCCTCGGCCGTGTCGCGGATGATGCGGCGGCTGCAGTGGGAGTTCGGCGGGATCGAGTGGTCGCTTCACCTGCACGATACGCGCGGCCTGGGATTGTGCAACGTGCTCGCGGGGCTCGACGAAGGGGTCACGATGTTCGATGCGTCGATCGGCGGGCTCGGAGGGTGCCCGGTGGTGGCCGGCGCGACCGGCAACATCGCCACCGAGGACCTGGTGCACCTGCTCGATGAAACAGGTATCCGCACGGGCGTCGACGTGGAAGCCATCATGAACGCGTCGCGCGAGATCCAGGCGTTCCTGGGACGCCCGCTGCCCAGCCACGTGCTGGCGGCCGGCACGCGCGCCGCCGCGTTCGCGCGGGCGGCCGCCCGCCGGAACGACCCGACCGACGCGACGCCGGCGTGA
- a CDS encoding isochorismatase family protein translates to MSADATRALYRRKGFLGRVGFGRRPAVLVIDLIVGFTDLRSPLAGNFDAEVSATRRLLAAARRAGLPVFFTTTAYDAECREAGVFVEKVPSLRYLVRGSRWVALDKRLRRRPDETLLEKQFASAFFGTPLASHLAARGVDTLIVAGVTTSGCVRASAVDGLQYGYRVIVPRECVGDRAPGPHRANLLDLDGKYADVVSIRAVLQHLAGAAGSSDERS, encoded by the coding sequence ATGAGTGCTGATGCCACGCGCGCGCTGTACCGCCGGAAAGGTTTCCTGGGGCGCGTCGGCTTCGGCCGGCGGCCGGCGGTCCTCGTGATCGACCTGATCGTCGGATTCACCGACCTGCGCTCGCCGCTGGCCGGCAACTTCGACGCGGAAGTCTCGGCCACGCGGCGGCTCCTCGCGGCCGCCCGGCGCGCAGGCCTCCCGGTGTTCTTCACGACCACGGCCTACGACGCCGAGTGCCGCGAGGCCGGCGTCTTCGTCGAGAAGGTGCCCTCGCTGCGATACCTCGTGCGCGGGTCCCGGTGGGTGGCGCTCGACAAGCGCCTGCGCCGGCGCCCGGACGAGACGCTGCTCGAGAAGCAGTTCGCGAGCGCGTTTTTCGGGACGCCGCTCGCCTCGCACCTGGCCGCGCGCGGCGTCGACACCCTCATCGTCGCGGGCGTGACGACGAGCGGGTGCGTGCGCGCGTCGGCGGTGGACGGGCTGCAGTACGGCTACCGGGTGATCGTGCCTCGCGAGTGCGTCGGCGATCGCGCCCCGGGGCCGCACCGCGCCAACCTGCTCGACCTGGACGGCAAGTACGCCGACGTGGTGTCGATCCGGGCGGTTCTCCAGCACCTCGCCGGAGCGGCCGGGAGCAGCGATGAACGTTCCTGA
- a CDS encoding CoA transferase, which yields MVGEGGKRRPLEGLRILEMGQLLAGPFASVLLAWFGADVIKVEPPDGGDPLRTWRSMYKGTALWWYILGRNKRCVTLNLRKPEGRSLVRRLVEHCDVVLENFRPGRMEEWGLGPGDLTRINPRVIMCRVSGWGQTGPYSHKPGYASVAEGAGGLRQVCGFPDRPPVRPNLSLGDTIAGLHAALGILTAVYHRDVKATGEGQVIDVAIYEGIFNLMESMVPEYDKTGLIRDRQGSKLTGIVPTNTYPCKDGKYIIIGGNGDSIFRRLMTAAGRDDMAADPRFAHNNDRVQYEQEIDEAITAWTSAHTFGEVLEALERAEVPAGAIYSVADQINDPHFRARGLFERVPLPSDPSDTVLLPTFTPFFSATPGGTDWAGPALGAHNAEVYGDLLGISDEERSRLHADGVI from the coding sequence ATGGTTGGGGAAGGCGGCAAACGGCGTCCGCTCGAGGGGCTCCGCATCCTCGAGATGGGGCAGTTGCTGGCGGGGCCGTTTGCCTCGGTGCTGCTGGCGTGGTTCGGTGCGGACGTCATCAAAGTGGAGCCGCCCGACGGCGGCGATCCGCTGCGCACGTGGCGGTCGATGTACAAAGGTACCGCCCTGTGGTGGTACATCCTCGGGCGCAACAAGCGGTGCGTGACGCTGAACCTCCGCAAACCGGAAGGGCGCAGCCTCGTCCGTCGCCTCGTCGAGCACTGTGACGTGGTGCTCGAAAACTTCCGTCCCGGCCGGATGGAGGAATGGGGACTCGGCCCCGGGGATCTCACGCGCATCAACCCGCGCGTGATCATGTGCCGCGTGTCGGGGTGGGGACAGACCGGCCCGTACAGCCACAAGCCGGGGTACGCGTCGGTGGCCGAAGGAGCCGGCGGGCTGCGGCAGGTCTGCGGCTTCCCGGATCGCCCCCCGGTGCGGCCGAACCTGAGCCTCGGCGACACCATCGCAGGGCTGCACGCCGCGCTCGGCATCCTGACGGCGGTGTACCACCGCGACGTGAAGGCCACGGGTGAAGGGCAGGTGATCGACGTCGCCATCTACGAAGGCATCTTCAATCTGATGGAGTCGATGGTGCCCGAGTACGACAAGACGGGCCTCATCCGCGACCGCCAGGGATCGAAGCTGACGGGCATCGTGCCGACCAACACGTACCCGTGCAAGGACGGCAAGTACATCATCATCGGCGGCAACGGCGACAGCATCTTCCGGAGATTGATGACAGCCGCGGGCCGGGATGACATGGCGGCCGATCCCCGCTTCGCGCACAACAACGATCGCGTGCAGTACGAACAGGAGATCGACGAGGCGATTACCGCCTGGACCAGCGCCCACACCTTCGGCGAGGTGCTCGAGGCGCTCGAGCGGGCGGAAGTGCCGGCGGGCGCGATTTACTCGGTCGCCGATCAGATCAACGATCCGCATTTCCGCGCGCGCGGCCTGTTCGAGCGCGTGCCGCTGCCCTCCGACCCGTCCGACACGGTGCTGCTGCCGACCTTCACGCCGTTCTTCTCGGCCACGCCGGGCGGCACCGACTGGGCCGGCCCGGCGTTGGGCGCGCACAATGCCGAAGTCTATGGCGACCTGCTCGGCATCAGCGACGAAGAACGGTCGCGGCTGCACGCCGACGGGGTCATCTGA
- a CDS encoding hydantoinase B/oxoprolinase family protein has product MLARKAKARGKAAGRKLPPVDKITLDIIENALRNARHEMDTTLFRSAMSPVIREQHDGFPLIATPDGRMVVGQFGSYIAGFIQEWKRGIHEGDVFLLSDPYKCKGAISHINDWMVLLPIFVDGELVGWGSQFGHTIDIGGPVSGSLPTDATTIFGEGTRIPPVKLFAGGKLNEDVLDLILNNSRMPTMNYFDLMAIIAACRTAEKRVKEICRRFGTPTYLSACEALLDRTRRMMRQLILQNLPEKKVSFEDFIDDDGRGNGPYKMKLTIWRKGDQAYFDWTGTDPQAPGPINFFLNEEMFKMFIGVYLIMVFDPQILFNDGFYPLLHVIMPDGSLVSPKFPAPLGCRTHALSRLFDVLGGALGHGAPELSTAAGYGTSPYLLYNGYDASGEFFHLMEISFGGIPGRPIGDGMDAHSWWPLFENIPSEYLESYYPITVLEYGSLIDSGGAGFHRGGNGVHKVYRFESDGEVAIHDDRERSHPWGILGGLPGAPSTKTLVRVSGEKVPLRSKVSQVPVKKGDRLIYRTAGGGGWKDPLDRPAERVAADVARRLVSVEKARRDYGVIVDKKTYALDAAATEACRRQIRESRPAAGTFTFGPVPEPMGIVKANG; this is encoded by the coding sequence ATGCTGGCGCGAAAGGCAAAGGCAAGAGGCAAGGCGGCGGGCCGGAAACTCCCGCCCGTGGACAAGATCACGCTGGACATCATCGAGAACGCGCTGCGCAACGCGCGCCACGAGATGGACACGACGCTGTTCCGGTCGGCGATGTCGCCGGTCATCCGCGAGCAGCACGACGGGTTCCCGCTGATCGCGACGCCGGACGGCCGGATGGTCGTCGGCCAGTTCGGCTCCTACATCGCCGGCTTCATCCAGGAGTGGAAGCGCGGCATCCACGAGGGGGACGTCTTCCTGCTCAGCGACCCGTACAAGTGCAAGGGGGCGATCTCGCACATCAACGACTGGATGGTGCTCCTGCCGATCTTCGTCGACGGCGAGCTGGTCGGCTGGGGATCGCAGTTCGGCCACACGATCGACATCGGCGGGCCGGTGTCGGGATCGCTGCCGACCGACGCCACGACGATCTTCGGGGAGGGCACGCGCATCCCGCCCGTGAAGCTCTTCGCCGGCGGCAAGCTGAACGAGGACGTGCTCGATCTGATCCTCAACAACAGCCGCATGCCGACGATGAACTATTTCGACCTGATGGCGATCATCGCGGCGTGCCGGACGGCGGAGAAGCGCGTCAAGGAAATCTGCAGGCGGTTCGGCACGCCGACCTACCTCTCCGCCTGCGAGGCGCTGCTCGATCGCACCCGCCGCATGATGCGCCAGTTGATCCTGCAGAACCTGCCGGAGAAGAAGGTCAGCTTCGAGGACTTCATCGACGACGACGGGCGCGGCAACGGACCGTACAAGATGAAGCTGACGATCTGGCGGAAAGGGGACCAGGCCTACTTCGACTGGACCGGCACCGACCCGCAGGCCCCGGGCCCGATCAACTTCTTCTTGAACGAGGAGATGTTCAAGATGTTCATCGGGGTCTACCTGATCATGGTGTTCGACCCCCAGATCCTCTTCAACGACGGGTTCTACCCGCTGCTGCACGTCATCATGCCGGACGGATCGCTGGTCTCCCCGAAGTTCCCCGCGCCGCTCGGCTGCCGCACGCACGCGCTGTCGCGGCTGTTCGACGTGCTCGGCGGCGCGCTCGGGCACGGCGCGCCGGAGCTCTCGACGGCGGCCGGCTACGGCACCTCGCCGTACCTGCTCTACAACGGGTACGACGCGTCGGGCGAGTTCTTCCACCTGATGGAGATCTCCTTCGGCGGCATTCCGGGGCGGCCGATCGGCGACGGCATGGACGCCCACTCGTGGTGGCCGCTCTTCGAGAACATCCCGAGCGAGTACCTCGAGAGCTACTACCCGATCACCGTCCTCGAGTACGGATCGCTCATCGACTCGGGCGGCGCCGGGTTCCACCGCGGCGGCAACGGCGTCCACAAGGTGTACCGGTTCGAGTCGGACGGCGAGGTCGCCATCCACGACGACCGCGAGCGATCGCACCCGTGGGGGATCCTCGGCGGGCTGCCGGGCGCGCCCAGCACGAAGACGCTCGTGCGCGTCAGCGGCGAGAAAGTGCCGCTGCGATCGAAGGTCTCCCAGGTGCCCGTGAAGAAGGGAGACCGGCTGATCTACCGGACGGCAGGTGGCGGCGGGTGGAAGGATCCGCTGGATCGGCCGGCCGAGCGGGTCGCGGCAGACGTGGCGCGCCGGCTGGTCTCGGTGGAGAAGGCGCGGCGCGACTACGGCGTCATCGTCGACAAGAAGACGTACGCGCTGGATGCCGCGGCGACCGAGGCGTGCCGGCGGCAGATCCGCGAGTCGCGGCCGGCAGCAGGGACGTTCACCTTCGGGCCCGTACCGGAACCGATGGGGATTGTAAAGGCGAACGGCTGA